In the Microtus pennsylvanicus isolate mMicPen1 chromosome 6, mMicPen1.hap1, whole genome shotgun sequence genome, one interval contains:
- the LOC142852429 gene encoding heat shock factor protein 4 isoform X1 has product MVEPGEKLPEEVLALIFRDLPLRDRAATARVCKAWAAATTSSDVWRDTNISCDSELEDLLPPYLYACLDHIHNLRLEYEPSKKSSRRAATELLRALADRAPGLLGLRLECRGEKPLFDAGGDILSAVHAVCGAAHQLRHLHLRRLPYTLDDTLVLQAARDCPELRSLFLDNHALVNNVQPSSVLKLLEACPHLRALGLHLASLSPKALELLAAPHRAPFALLALRCACPEDARAPLLPDEAWATLRCRHPGLEVELELEPALSDEAVTRVLQPAVPVAVLRLNLSGDTAFPPCPLCASSEAQNWGRAGTNTSQKSRSGTSFLVSDQSRFAKEVLPQYFKHSNMASFVRQLNMYGFRKVVSIEQGGLLRPERDHVEFQHPSFVRGREQLLERVRRKVPALRGDDSRWRPEDLGRLLGEVQALRGMQESTEARLQELRQQNEILWREVVTLRQSHSQQHRVIGKLIQCLFGSLQTAPSSTGTKRKLSLMLDEGDSCSASAKFNACPVSGALLQDPYFIQSPLPETTLGLSPHRARGPIISDIPEDAPSPEGHRLSPSGGGRRVKGLALLKEEPASPGGDGEARLALAPNECDFCVTAPPPLPVAVVQAILEGKGSYSPEGPRSVQQPEPRGPREVPDRGTLGLDRGNRSPESLLSPMLLRPPPETVEPIAPMDVLGPGLPGREWTLMDLDMELSLMQPLAQERGEAELTVKELNSSGVGKDHTLGTPLLLDVPVDLQGTALSVPGALTLYSAPESSAPYLDPGASPSSP; this is encoded by the exons TTGTGACAGTGAGCTGGAAGACTTGTTGCCACCGTATTTGTATGCCTGCCTGGACCACATTCACAACCTACGGCTGGAATATGAGCCATCAAAGAAGTCCAGCCGCCGAGCAGCCACCGAGCTACTGAGGGCTCTTGCCGACCGAGCCCCAGGACTTCTAGGCCTACGCTTGGAATGCCGCGGAGAGAAGCCACTTTTTGACGCCGGCGGCGACATCCTGAGTGCTGTGCACGCAGTCTGCGGAGCCGCTCACCAACTGCGCCACCTCCACCTGCGCCGCTTGCCCTACACACTAGACGACACGCTGGTGCTTCAGGCTGCACGTGACTGTCCCGAGCTCCGTAGCCTTTTCCTGGACAACCATGCACTAGTGAACAACGTGCAGCCCAGCTCTGTGCTCAAGCTTTTGGAGGCTTGCCCGCACCTGCGCGCCCTTGGACTGCACCTGGCCAGTCTGTCGCCTAAGGCGCTGGAACTGCTGGCCGCGCCACATCGCGCCCCTTTTGCACTCCTGGCTTTGAGGTGCGCGTGCCCCGAAGATGCTCGTGCGCCCCTCCTGCCTGATGAAGCCTGGGCGACACTGCGTTGCCGCCACCCTGGGCTGGaggtggagctggagctggagcctgCGCTTTCAGACGAGGCCGTAACGCGCGTCCTGCAACCAGCCGTACCAGTGGCTGTGCTGCGTCTCAACCTCTCGGGTGACACG GCTTTCCCTCCCTGTCCACTCTGCGCTAGCTCCGAGGCCCAGAACTGGGGGAGGGCAGGCACAAACACAAGCCAAAAGTCAAGG AGTGGGACCAGCTTCCTCGTAAGTGATCAGAGCCGCTTCGCCAAAGAAGTCCTGCCTCAGTATTTCAAGCACAGCAACATGGCGAGCTTTGTTCGCCAACTCAACATGT ATGGTTTTCGGAAGGTGGTAAGCATTGAGCAAGGTGGCCTTCTCAGGCCAGAGCGTGACCACGTCGAATTCCAGCATCCAAGCTTCGTGCGAGGCCGGGAGCAGCTACTGGAGCGCGTGCGCCGCAAG GTACCTGCACTGCGAGGTGATGACAGTCGATGGCGTCCTGAAGACCTAGGCCGACTGCTGGGAGAGGTGCAAGCTTTGAGGGGGATGCAGGAGAGCACGGAGGCACGGCTGCAGGAACTCAGGCA GCAGAACGAGATCTTGTGGCGAGAAGTGGTGACCCTGCGACAGAGCCACAGTCAGCAGCACCGGGTCATCGGCAAG CTAATCCAGTGCCTATTTGGGTCGCTTCAGACAGCACCCAGCAGTACAGGAACCAAAAGAAAGCT GTCCCTGATGCTGGATGAGGGGGACTCATGCTCGGCCTCTGCCAAATTCAATGCCTGCCCAGTCTCTGGTGCTCTCCTCCAGGACCCCTACTTTATCCAGTCG CCTCTCCCAGAGACTACCCTGGGCCTCAGCCCTCACAGGGCCAGAGGGCCCATCATCTCTGACATCCCAGAGGATGCTCCATCTCCTGAAGGGCACAGACTTTCTCCCTCTGGTGGTGGCAGGAG GGTGAAGGGCCTGGCATTGCTCAAAGAAGAGCCGGCCAGTCCAGGGGGGGATGGcgaggccaggctggccctggCCCCAAACGAGTGTGACTTCTGCGTGACAGCACCCCCACCGCTGCCCGTGGCTGTGGTGCAGGCCAtcctggaagggaaagggagctACAGCCCTGAGGGGCCCAGGAGTGTACAACAGCCTGAACCCAGGGGCCCCAGGGAGGTACCCGACAG GGGAACTCTGGGCCTGGATCGGGGTAATCGGAGCCCAGAGAGTCTGCTGTCCCCAATGCTGCTTCGGCCTCCCCCTGAAACTGTGGAACCCATAGCACCCATGGAT gtgctgggcCCTGGCCTTCCAGGACGAGAATGGACCCTGATGGATTTGGACATGGAGTTGTCTCTG ATGCAGCCCTTGGCTCAAGAGAGAGGTGAGGCTGAGCTGACCGTCAAGGAGTTGAATTCTTCAGGTGTAG GGAAAGACCACACGCTGGGAACCCCACTCCTGCTAGATGTTCCGGTGGATTTGCAGGGTACAGCTCTGTCAGTGCCTGGGGCTTTAACCCTTTACAGTGCTCCTGAAAGCAGTGCCCCCTACTTGGATCCTGGAGCCAGTCCTTCCTCCCCCTAG
- the LOC142852429 gene encoding heat shock factor protein 4 isoform X6, translated as MQEAPAALPTEPGPSPVPAFLGKLWALVGDPGTDHLIRWSPSGTSFLVSDQSRFAKEVLPQYFKHSNMASFVRQLNMYGFRKVVSIEQGGLLRPERDHVEFQHPSFVRGREQLLERVRRKVPALRGDDSRWRPEDLGRLLGEVQALRGMQESTEARLQELRQQNEILWREVVTLRQSHSQQHRVIGKLIQCLFGSLQTAPSSTGTKRKLSLMLDEGDSCSASAKFNACPVSGALLQDPYFIQSVVKPSTCSLSQRLPWASALTGPEGPSSLTSQRMLHLLKGTDFLPLVVAGAPPPLPVAVVQAILEGKGSYSPEGPRSVQQPEPRGPREVPDRGTLGLDRGNRSPESLLSPMLLRPPPETVEPIAPMDVLGPGLPGREWTLMDLDMELSLMQPLAQERGEAELTVKELNSSGVGKDHTLGTPLLLDVPVDLQGTALSVPGALTLYSAPESSAPYLDPGASPSSP; from the exons ATGCAAGAAGCGCCAGCTGCGCTGCCCACGGAGCCAGGCCCCAGCCCAGTACCTGCCTTCCTCGGCAAGCTATGGGCACTGGTGGGAGACCCAGGCACAGACCACCTCATCCGCTGGAGCCCG AGTGGGACCAGCTTCCTCGTAAGTGATCAGAGCCGCTTCGCCAAAGAAGTCCTGCCTCAGTATTTCAAGCACAGCAACATGGCGAGCTTTGTTCGCCAACTCAACATGT ATGGTTTTCGGAAGGTGGTAAGCATTGAGCAAGGTGGCCTTCTCAGGCCAGAGCGTGACCACGTCGAATTCCAGCATCCAAGCTTCGTGCGAGGCCGGGAGCAGCTACTGGAGCGCGTGCGCCGCAAG GTACCTGCACTGCGAGGTGATGACAGTCGATGGCGTCCTGAAGACCTAGGCCGACTGCTGGGAGAGGTGCAAGCTTTGAGGGGGATGCAGGAGAGCACGGAGGCACGGCTGCAGGAACTCAGGCA GCAGAACGAGATCTTGTGGCGAGAAGTGGTGACCCTGCGACAGAGCCACAGTCAGCAGCACCGGGTCATCGGCAAG CTAATCCAGTGCCTATTTGGGTCGCTTCAGACAGCACCCAGCAGTACAGGAACCAAAAGAAAGCT GTCCCTGATGCTGGATGAGGGGGACTCATGCTCGGCCTCTGCCAAATTCAATGCCTGCCCAGTCTCTGGTGCTCTCCTCCAGGACCCCTACTTTATCCAGTCGGTAG TCAAACCTTCTACTTGCAGCCTCTCCCAGAGACTACCCTGGGCCTCAGCCCTCACAGGGCCAGAGGGCCCATCATCTCTGACATCCCAGAGGATGCTCCATCTCCTGAAGGGCACAGACTTTCTCCCTCTGGTGGTGGCAGGAG CACCCCCACCGCTGCCCGTGGCTGTGGTGCAGGCCAtcctggaagggaaagggagctACAGCCCTGAGGGGCCCAGGAGTGTACAACAGCCTGAACCCAGGGGCCCCAGGGAGGTACCCGACAG GGGAACTCTGGGCCTGGATCGGGGTAATCGGAGCCCAGAGAGTCTGCTGTCCCCAATGCTGCTTCGGCCTCCCCCTGAAACTGTGGAACCCATAGCACCCATGGAT gtgctgggcCCTGGCCTTCCAGGACGAGAATGGACCCTGATGGATTTGGACATGGAGTTGTCTCTG ATGCAGCCCTTGGCTCAAGAGAGAGGTGAGGCTGAGCTGACCGTCAAGGAGTTGAATTCTTCAGGTGTAG GGAAAGACCACACGCTGGGAACCCCACTCCTGCTAGATGTTCCGGTGGATTTGCAGGGTACAGCTCTGTCAGTGCCTGGGGCTTTAACCCTTTACAGTGCTCCTGAAAGCAGTGCCCCCTACTTGGATCCTGGAGCCAGTCCTTCCTCCCCCTAG
- the LOC142852429 gene encoding heat shock factor protein 4 isoform X5, with translation MQEAPAALPTEPGPSPVPAFLGKLWALVGDPGTDHLIRWSPSGTSFLVSDQSRFAKEVLPQYFKHSNMASFVRQLNMYGFRKVVSIEQGGLLRPERDHVEFQHPSFVRGREQLLERVRRKVPALRGDDSRWRPEDLGRLLGEVQALRGMQESTEARLQELRQQNEILWREVVTLRQSHSQQHRVIGKLIQCLFGSLQTAPSSTGTKRKLSLMLDEGDSCSASAKFNACPVSGALLQDPYFIQSPLPETTLGLSPHRARGPIISDIPEDAPSPEGHRLSPSGGGRRVKGLALLKEEPASPGGDGEARLALAPNECDFCVTAPPPLPVAVVQAILEGKGSYSPEGPRSVQQPEPRGPREVPDRGTLGLDRGNRSPESLLSPMLLRPPPETVEPIAPMDVLGPGLPGREWTLMDLDMELSLMQPLAQERGEAELTVKELNSSGVGKDHTLGTPLLLDVPVDLQGTALSVPGALTLYSAPESSAPYLDPGASPSSP, from the exons ATGCAAGAAGCGCCAGCTGCGCTGCCCACGGAGCCAGGCCCCAGCCCAGTACCTGCCTTCCTCGGCAAGCTATGGGCACTGGTGGGAGACCCAGGCACAGACCACCTCATCCGCTGGAGCCCG AGTGGGACCAGCTTCCTCGTAAGTGATCAGAGCCGCTTCGCCAAAGAAGTCCTGCCTCAGTATTTCAAGCACAGCAACATGGCGAGCTTTGTTCGCCAACTCAACATGT ATGGTTTTCGGAAGGTGGTAAGCATTGAGCAAGGTGGCCTTCTCAGGCCAGAGCGTGACCACGTCGAATTCCAGCATCCAAGCTTCGTGCGAGGCCGGGAGCAGCTACTGGAGCGCGTGCGCCGCAAG GTACCTGCACTGCGAGGTGATGACAGTCGATGGCGTCCTGAAGACCTAGGCCGACTGCTGGGAGAGGTGCAAGCTTTGAGGGGGATGCAGGAGAGCACGGAGGCACGGCTGCAGGAACTCAGGCA GCAGAACGAGATCTTGTGGCGAGAAGTGGTGACCCTGCGACAGAGCCACAGTCAGCAGCACCGGGTCATCGGCAAG CTAATCCAGTGCCTATTTGGGTCGCTTCAGACAGCACCCAGCAGTACAGGAACCAAAAGAAAGCT GTCCCTGATGCTGGATGAGGGGGACTCATGCTCGGCCTCTGCCAAATTCAATGCCTGCCCAGTCTCTGGTGCTCTCCTCCAGGACCCCTACTTTATCCAGTCG CCTCTCCCAGAGACTACCCTGGGCCTCAGCCCTCACAGGGCCAGAGGGCCCATCATCTCTGACATCCCAGAGGATGCTCCATCTCCTGAAGGGCACAGACTTTCTCCCTCTGGTGGTGGCAGGAG GGTGAAGGGCCTGGCATTGCTCAAAGAAGAGCCGGCCAGTCCAGGGGGGGATGGcgaggccaggctggccctggCCCCAAACGAGTGTGACTTCTGCGTGACAGCACCCCCACCGCTGCCCGTGGCTGTGGTGCAGGCCAtcctggaagggaaagggagctACAGCCCTGAGGGGCCCAGGAGTGTACAACAGCCTGAACCCAGGGGCCCCAGGGAGGTACCCGACAG GGGAACTCTGGGCCTGGATCGGGGTAATCGGAGCCCAGAGAGTCTGCTGTCCCCAATGCTGCTTCGGCCTCCCCCTGAAACTGTGGAACCCATAGCACCCATGGAT gtgctgggcCCTGGCCTTCCAGGACGAGAATGGACCCTGATGGATTTGGACATGGAGTTGTCTCTG ATGCAGCCCTTGGCTCAAGAGAGAGGTGAGGCTGAGCTGACCGTCAAGGAGTTGAATTCTTCAGGTGTAG GGAAAGACCACACGCTGGGAACCCCACTCCTGCTAGATGTTCCGGTGGATTTGCAGGGTACAGCTCTGTCAGTGCCTGGGGCTTTAACCCTTTACAGTGCTCCTGAAAGCAGTGCCCCCTACTTGGATCCTGGAGCCAGTCCTTCCTCCCCCTAG
- the LOC142852429 gene encoding heat shock factor protein 4 isoform X3, protein MVEPGEKLPEEVLALIFRDLPLRDRAATARVCKAWAAATTSSDVWRDTNISCDSELEDLLPPYLYACLDHIHNLRLEYEPSKKSSRRAATELLRALADRAPGLLGLRLECRGEKPLFDAGGDILSAVHAVCGAAHQLRHLHLRRLPYTLDDTLVLQAARDCPELRSLFLDNHALVNNVQPSSVLKLLEACPHLRALGLHLASLSPKALELLAAPHRAPFALLALRCACPEDARAPLLPDEAWATLRCRHPGLEVELELEPALSDEAVTRVLQPAVPVAVLRLNLSGDTAFPPCPLCASSEAQNWGRAGTNTSQKSRSGTSFLVSDQSRFAKEVLPQYFKHSNMASFVRQLNMYGFRKVVSIEQGGLLRPERDHVEFQHPSFVRGREQLLERVRRKVPALRGDDSRWRPEDLGRLLGENEILWREVVTLRQSHSQQHRVIGKLIQCLFGSLQTAPSSTGTKRKLSLMLDEGDSCSASAKFNACPVSGALLQDPYFIQSPLPETTLGLSPHRARGPIISDIPEDAPSPEGHRLSPSGGGRRVKGLALLKEEPASPGGDGEARLALAPNECDFCVTAPPPLPVAVVQAILEGKGSYSPEGPRSVQQPEPRGPREVPDRGTLGLDRGNRSPESLLSPMLLRPPPETVEPIAPMDVLGPGLPGREWTLMDLDMELSLMQPLAQERGEAELTVKELNSSGVGKDHTLGTPLLLDVPVDLQGTALSVPGALTLYSAPESSAPYLDPGASPSSP, encoded by the exons TTGTGACAGTGAGCTGGAAGACTTGTTGCCACCGTATTTGTATGCCTGCCTGGACCACATTCACAACCTACGGCTGGAATATGAGCCATCAAAGAAGTCCAGCCGCCGAGCAGCCACCGAGCTACTGAGGGCTCTTGCCGACCGAGCCCCAGGACTTCTAGGCCTACGCTTGGAATGCCGCGGAGAGAAGCCACTTTTTGACGCCGGCGGCGACATCCTGAGTGCTGTGCACGCAGTCTGCGGAGCCGCTCACCAACTGCGCCACCTCCACCTGCGCCGCTTGCCCTACACACTAGACGACACGCTGGTGCTTCAGGCTGCACGTGACTGTCCCGAGCTCCGTAGCCTTTTCCTGGACAACCATGCACTAGTGAACAACGTGCAGCCCAGCTCTGTGCTCAAGCTTTTGGAGGCTTGCCCGCACCTGCGCGCCCTTGGACTGCACCTGGCCAGTCTGTCGCCTAAGGCGCTGGAACTGCTGGCCGCGCCACATCGCGCCCCTTTTGCACTCCTGGCTTTGAGGTGCGCGTGCCCCGAAGATGCTCGTGCGCCCCTCCTGCCTGATGAAGCCTGGGCGACACTGCGTTGCCGCCACCCTGGGCTGGaggtggagctggagctggagcctgCGCTTTCAGACGAGGCCGTAACGCGCGTCCTGCAACCAGCCGTACCAGTGGCTGTGCTGCGTCTCAACCTCTCGGGTGACACG GCTTTCCCTCCCTGTCCACTCTGCGCTAGCTCCGAGGCCCAGAACTGGGGGAGGGCAGGCACAAACACAAGCCAAAAGTCAAGG AGTGGGACCAGCTTCCTCGTAAGTGATCAGAGCCGCTTCGCCAAAGAAGTCCTGCCTCAGTATTTCAAGCACAGCAACATGGCGAGCTTTGTTCGCCAACTCAACATGT ATGGTTTTCGGAAGGTGGTAAGCATTGAGCAAGGTGGCCTTCTCAGGCCAGAGCGTGACCACGTCGAATTCCAGCATCCAAGCTTCGTGCGAGGCCGGGAGCAGCTACTGGAGCGCGTGCGCCGCAAG GTACCTGCACTGCGAGGTGATGACAGTCGATGGCGTCCTGAAGACCTAGGCCGACTGCTGGGAGAG AACGAGATCTTGTGGCGAGAAGTGGTGACCCTGCGACAGAGCCACAGTCAGCAGCACCGGGTCATCGGCAAG CTAATCCAGTGCCTATTTGGGTCGCTTCAGACAGCACCCAGCAGTACAGGAACCAAAAGAAAGCT GTCCCTGATGCTGGATGAGGGGGACTCATGCTCGGCCTCTGCCAAATTCAATGCCTGCCCAGTCTCTGGTGCTCTCCTCCAGGACCCCTACTTTATCCAGTCG CCTCTCCCAGAGACTACCCTGGGCCTCAGCCCTCACAGGGCCAGAGGGCCCATCATCTCTGACATCCCAGAGGATGCTCCATCTCCTGAAGGGCACAGACTTTCTCCCTCTGGTGGTGGCAGGAG GGTGAAGGGCCTGGCATTGCTCAAAGAAGAGCCGGCCAGTCCAGGGGGGGATGGcgaggccaggctggccctggCCCCAAACGAGTGTGACTTCTGCGTGACAGCACCCCCACCGCTGCCCGTGGCTGTGGTGCAGGCCAtcctggaagggaaagggagctACAGCCCTGAGGGGCCCAGGAGTGTACAACAGCCTGAACCCAGGGGCCCCAGGGAGGTACCCGACAG GGGAACTCTGGGCCTGGATCGGGGTAATCGGAGCCCAGAGAGTCTGCTGTCCCCAATGCTGCTTCGGCCTCCCCCTGAAACTGTGGAACCCATAGCACCCATGGAT gtgctgggcCCTGGCCTTCCAGGACGAGAATGGACCCTGATGGATTTGGACATGGAGTTGTCTCTG ATGCAGCCCTTGGCTCAAGAGAGAGGTGAGGCTGAGCTGACCGTCAAGGAGTTGAATTCTTCAGGTGTAG GGAAAGACCACACGCTGGGAACCCCACTCCTGCTAGATGTTCCGGTGGATTTGCAGGGTACAGCTCTGTCAGTGCCTGGGGCTTTAACCCTTTACAGTGCTCCTGAAAGCAGTGCCCCCTACTTGGATCCTGGAGCCAGTCCTTCCTCCCCCTAG
- the LOC142852429 gene encoding heat shock factor protein 4 isoform X7: MGTGGRPRHRPPHPLEPDGFRKVVSIEQGGLLRPERDHVEFQHPSFVRGREQLLERVRRKVPALRGDDSRWRPEDLGRLLGEVQALRGMQESTEARLQELRQQNEILWREVVTLRQSHSQQHRVIGKLIQCLFGSLQTAPSSTGTKRKLSLMLDEGDSCSASAKFNACPVSGALLQDPYFIQSPLPETTLGLSPHRARGPIISDIPEDAPSPEGHRLSPSGGGRRVKGLALLKEEPASPGGDGEARLALAPNECDFCVTAPPPLPVAVVQAILEGKGSYSPEGPRSVQQPEPRGPREVPDRGTLGLDRGNRSPESLLSPMLLRPPPETVEPIAPMDVLGPGLPGREWTLMDLDMELSLMQPLAQERGEAELTVKELNSSGVGKDHTLGTPLLLDVPVDLQGTALSVPGALTLYSAPESSAPYLDPGASPSSP, from the exons ATGGGCACTGGTGGGAGACCCAGGCACAGACCACCTCATCCGCTGGAGCCCG ATGGTTTTCGGAAGGTGGTAAGCATTGAGCAAGGTGGCCTTCTCAGGCCAGAGCGTGACCACGTCGAATTCCAGCATCCAAGCTTCGTGCGAGGCCGGGAGCAGCTACTGGAGCGCGTGCGCCGCAAG GTACCTGCACTGCGAGGTGATGACAGTCGATGGCGTCCTGAAGACCTAGGCCGACTGCTGGGAGAGGTGCAAGCTTTGAGGGGGATGCAGGAGAGCACGGAGGCACGGCTGCAGGAACTCAGGCA GCAGAACGAGATCTTGTGGCGAGAAGTGGTGACCCTGCGACAGAGCCACAGTCAGCAGCACCGGGTCATCGGCAAG CTAATCCAGTGCCTATTTGGGTCGCTTCAGACAGCACCCAGCAGTACAGGAACCAAAAGAAAGCT GTCCCTGATGCTGGATGAGGGGGACTCATGCTCGGCCTCTGCCAAATTCAATGCCTGCCCAGTCTCTGGTGCTCTCCTCCAGGACCCCTACTTTATCCAGTCG CCTCTCCCAGAGACTACCCTGGGCCTCAGCCCTCACAGGGCCAGAGGGCCCATCATCTCTGACATCCCAGAGGATGCTCCATCTCCTGAAGGGCACAGACTTTCTCCCTCTGGTGGTGGCAGGAG GGTGAAGGGCCTGGCATTGCTCAAAGAAGAGCCGGCCAGTCCAGGGGGGGATGGcgaggccaggctggccctggCCCCAAACGAGTGTGACTTCTGCGTGACAGCACCCCCACCGCTGCCCGTGGCTGTGGTGCAGGCCAtcctggaagggaaagggagctACAGCCCTGAGGGGCCCAGGAGTGTACAACAGCCTGAACCCAGGGGCCCCAGGGAGGTACCCGACAG GGGAACTCTGGGCCTGGATCGGGGTAATCGGAGCCCAGAGAGTCTGCTGTCCCCAATGCTGCTTCGGCCTCCCCCTGAAACTGTGGAACCCATAGCACCCATGGAT gtgctgggcCCTGGCCTTCCAGGACGAGAATGGACCCTGATGGATTTGGACATGGAGTTGTCTCTG ATGCAGCCCTTGGCTCAAGAGAGAGGTGAGGCTGAGCTGACCGTCAAGGAGTTGAATTCTTCAGGTGTAG GGAAAGACCACACGCTGGGAACCCCACTCCTGCTAGATGTTCCGGTGGATTTGCAGGGTACAGCTCTGTCAGTGCCTGGGGCTTTAACCCTTTACAGTGCTCCTGAAAGCAGTGCCCCCTACTTGGATCCTGGAGCCAGTCCTTCCTCCCCCTAG
- the LOC142852429 gene encoding heat shock factor protein 4 isoform X4, translated as MQEAPAALPTEPGPSPVPAFLGKLWALVGDPGTDHLIRWSPVRAGAPQLSQWSPGVRPMSVNTHVYPAPTWDWAVSTSIQLCRVDHGGRSGTSFLVSDQSRFAKEVLPQYFKHSNMASFVRQLNMYGFRKVVSIEQGGLLRPERDHVEFQHPSFVRGREQLLERVRRKVPALRGDDSRWRPEDLGRLLGEVQALRGMQESTEARLQELRQQNEILWREVVTLRQSHSQQHRVIGKLIQCLFGSLQTAPSSTGTKRKLSLMLDEGDSCSASAKFNACPVSGALLQDPYFIQSPLPETTLGLSPHRARGPIISDIPEDAPSPEGHRLSPSGGGRRVKGLALLKEEPASPGGDGEARLALAPNECDFCVTAPPPLPVAVVQAILEGKGSYSPEGPRSVQQPEPRGPREVPDRGTLGLDRGNRSPESLLSPMLLRPPPETVEPIAPMDVLGPGLPGREWTLMDLDMELSLMQPLAQERGEAELTVKELNSSGVGKDHTLGTPLLLDVPVDLQGTALSVPGALTLYSAPESSAPYLDPGASPSSP; from the exons ATGCAAGAAGCGCCAGCTGCGCTGCCCACGGAGCCAGGCCCCAGCCCAGTACCTGCCTTCCTCGGCAAGCTATGGGCACTGGTGGGAGACCCAGGCACAGACCACCTCATCCGCTGGAGCCCGGTGAGGGCTGGGGCCCCTCAACTCTCTCAGTGGTCCCCGGGGGTCCGTCCAATGTCTGTGAACACCCATGTCTACCCAGCCCCCACCTGGGACTGGGCTGTGAGTACCTCGATTCAGCTGTGCCGAGTGGATCACGGTGGAAGG AGTGGGACCAGCTTCCTCGTAAGTGATCAGAGCCGCTTCGCCAAAGAAGTCCTGCCTCAGTATTTCAAGCACAGCAACATGGCGAGCTTTGTTCGCCAACTCAACATGT ATGGTTTTCGGAAGGTGGTAAGCATTGAGCAAGGTGGCCTTCTCAGGCCAGAGCGTGACCACGTCGAATTCCAGCATCCAAGCTTCGTGCGAGGCCGGGAGCAGCTACTGGAGCGCGTGCGCCGCAAG GTACCTGCACTGCGAGGTGATGACAGTCGATGGCGTCCTGAAGACCTAGGCCGACTGCTGGGAGAGGTGCAAGCTTTGAGGGGGATGCAGGAGAGCACGGAGGCACGGCTGCAGGAACTCAGGCA GCAGAACGAGATCTTGTGGCGAGAAGTGGTGACCCTGCGACAGAGCCACAGTCAGCAGCACCGGGTCATCGGCAAG CTAATCCAGTGCCTATTTGGGTCGCTTCAGACAGCACCCAGCAGTACAGGAACCAAAAGAAAGCT GTCCCTGATGCTGGATGAGGGGGACTCATGCTCGGCCTCTGCCAAATTCAATGCCTGCCCAGTCTCTGGTGCTCTCCTCCAGGACCCCTACTTTATCCAGTCG CCTCTCCCAGAGACTACCCTGGGCCTCAGCCCTCACAGGGCCAGAGGGCCCATCATCTCTGACATCCCAGAGGATGCTCCATCTCCTGAAGGGCACAGACTTTCTCCCTCTGGTGGTGGCAGGAG GGTGAAGGGCCTGGCATTGCTCAAAGAAGAGCCGGCCAGTCCAGGGGGGGATGGcgaggccaggctggccctggCCCCAAACGAGTGTGACTTCTGCGTGACAGCACCCCCACCGCTGCCCGTGGCTGTGGTGCAGGCCAtcctggaagggaaagggagctACAGCCCTGAGGGGCCCAGGAGTGTACAACAGCCTGAACCCAGGGGCCCCAGGGAGGTACCCGACAG GGGAACTCTGGGCCTGGATCGGGGTAATCGGAGCCCAGAGAGTCTGCTGTCCCCAATGCTGCTTCGGCCTCCCCCTGAAACTGTGGAACCCATAGCACCCATGGAT gtgctgggcCCTGGCCTTCCAGGACGAGAATGGACCCTGATGGATTTGGACATGGAGTTGTCTCTG ATGCAGCCCTTGGCTCAAGAGAGAGGTGAGGCTGAGCTGACCGTCAAGGAGTTGAATTCTTCAGGTGTAG GGAAAGACCACACGCTGGGAACCCCACTCCTGCTAGATGTTCCGGTGGATTTGCAGGGTACAGCTCTGTCAGTGCCTGGGGCTTTAACCCTTTACAGTGCTCCTGAAAGCAGTGCCCCCTACTTGGATCCTGGAGCCAGTCCTTCCTCCCCCTAG